The DNA region TTTTGATTGTCAACGTAATTCGGAAACTTTTCTGAGTGTGATACTAAGGGTAAGTGAACTAGCTGTTGAAAGAAAAGAACATAGTTAGAAATGAAAGACCTAATATACTATAAAAAATTAAAGCAGGCTACCATAAGCCCTTCATATATAAGAATTTTTAAAAAAGTTTTTCCTACTTATATTTCCACAAAAAAACTACTTTTGTTAAGCTAAATATGCTCTGCACTCACTGTTATATCTGATATTTAATGACAGTAATGATAATGCAACAATCTTTTATTATTTTGTCATGAATTTTCTTTCAGAATAGTGGAGATGGTGAACAAATGCTGATGGAAAAGCTTTAAGAAAAACTAAAAAGCAGTGGCTAGCACTAATAGTTCACCAACTATAAGTATATAATAATGAAAATTATAGAAGAATTACAGGGAAATTACAACTTTTTAATAGAATTATTTGGCATTGAGCAATCTAAAGTTAGCAGTATTTATCTAAATTACAAAAAGTTGGTTTTATTGAATATGAAAATAGAACTGTAACTAAAGGTAGATATAAGTTGAGTCATATTCTATAGTTAAACTATTATAAAACAATTATAATAGTAAGATGTAATGAAAAAGTAATTAGTAAAACCCTCAATCTCTCCATGATAATTAATAACTTATGCAGCTTACATTCAAAAACCATCCTGTAGAACTTTTGCCAATTCGGACTATATTTTAAAACGTCAATTTAGGATAAGGAGTCATGAGAATAAGAGAATTGTTTTTAACAAGTTGACTTAATCCATTCATTTATATAATAATTTTTAAGTTAATTTAGATAATTACTGATAACTTTAGCATAAAATCTCTAAAAAGTTAATAATTATTAATCTCTTATGTTGTAGTTAAGTCACATATGCAAGATTTTATTATTTATTTTATAAGTAAATTTCGGTGCTGATTTTAGCTAGCATAAAGCTTACAGTTTTTTTATTCAGCTCTATAGCAATTTCTGGTAGTTTAAGGTATTGAGCAAGAGGTAAGAATTCTTGCTTAGTTTCAATGATAATTTTTTGTCTTTTTTTATCTGATTTTATGAATACGGTTTGAATGTTATGTAAACAGTTGCTAATAACAAATCTTTTTTTTTGCTAACGCAATATTTTAATCATTTCTCTAGAACTGATTTTTTTATTCCAATTAATTCTGATAATATCAAAAACCTGTTCTGCAATATTTTTACCAAGAAACTTATTTAAAAGAGTGGGCAATTTTTGTGATGAAATGCTTGTTTACTACTTCTCCAAATGAGGTAGAAAGATAAATAGCTGACATGAAGGTAGTATCTAGTAATACTGAATCTTTAGATAAGTTTTTTCAGAATCTTAGCCCATGCTTGATGTATTGTTGAACTTGATATGTGTTTACTATTGTCTTTTACACTTGGCAATATCCATTCACTTTTTAAGCATAGTTTGCTGTTTTGCAGTACTTCTATTAATTTATCAGCTAACCCTATATACGTCAATTTAGGATAAGGAGTCAGGAGAAGAAGAAGAGATAAAGATGGGGATTAAGTTTAGAGATAGAATAACTAGCAAGAGAAGCAATTATACGAACAAAGAAATTAAGAGGAGAACGGTGTCTAATATGCTCTAAATGCATATGTTTTTTAGTACATTAAAGACAGATTCAATTAAAGAACGTTTATTTAATAACCGCTTATCTATAGCAATATCCCTTTTTAACTGCTGTATCTTTTTTCTAGCTTCTACTACCATTAGATTTGGCTAATCTCCTATTTTTATTTTATAATACATGCCATTAATGTTTATTCCTAAATATAGTCTTCTAAATCCAGTATATGATATTATAAAAAGTAAGTTCATTTCTTTTTTATCTCTAAACTTGAATGTGTTTTCTTCTTTGGTTGGTACTTTTATTGTATTTAATGCTGCTTGTGTAAATTTAAATACTATATACTGCCATATTTATCGCCCTTTATAAATTTAAAATTGGCGTAAACTTATAGTCTGTAGTATGATTTTTATTTGATAGCAAATACTTTTGTAACAATAAGAAATATTTTTAAGCAACATTATCAACTGAAGGTTATTCTAAGCTTATCAACTATAAATTCAAGTTGTTGGATTAAAAATTAGCATTCCA from Orientia tsutsugamushi str. Boryong includes:
- a CDS encoding transposase, producing MVVEARKKIQQLKRDIAIDKRLLNKRSLIESVFNVLKNICI